Proteins co-encoded in one Actinobacillus succinogenes 130Z genomic window:
- the arcA gene encoding two-component system response regulator ArcA — protein MTTPHILVVEDETITRNTLKSIFEAEGYHVFEATDGAQMHRVLAEHTIHLVVMDINLPGKNGLMLARELRENADIALIFLTGRDNEVDKILGLEIGADDYLTKPFNPRELTIRARNLLQRTMSEHKSAVENTEIFRFNGWTLDSNQHALITPEGEAIKLPRSEFRAMLHFCENPGKIQTREELLRKMTGRELKDNDRTVDVTIRRIRKHFENHGNTPEIIATIHGEGYRFCGELE, from the coding sequence ATGACAACGCCTCATATTCTTGTGGTTGAAGACGAAACTATTACGCGAAATACCTTAAAAAGTATTTTCGAAGCCGAAGGCTATCACGTTTTCGAAGCAACTGACGGTGCCCAAATGCACCGTGTTTTAGCCGAACATACCATCCATCTAGTGGTAATGGATATCAATCTGCCGGGCAAAAACGGATTAATGCTTGCCAGGGAATTGCGTGAAAACGCCGATATCGCCTTAATATTCCTAACGGGGCGCGATAATGAAGTGGATAAAATCCTTGGTTTGGAAATCGGCGCTGACGACTATTTGACCAAACCGTTTAATCCGCGTGAACTGACCATCCGGGCTCGTAACTTACTGCAACGTACCATGAGCGAGCATAAAAGCGCGGTAGAAAATACTGAAATTTTCCGTTTCAACGGCTGGACTTTAGATTCCAATCAACATGCCTTAATCACCCCGGAAGGAGAAGCGATTAAATTACCCCGCAGTGAATTCCGTGCTATGCTGCATTTCTGTGAAAATCCGGGAAAAATTCAAACCCGCGAAGAATTGCTACGTAAAATGACGGGACGGGAACTGAAAGATAACGATCGTACGGTTGACGTCACCATCCGGCGCATTCGCAAACATTTTGAAAATCACGGTAATACGCCTGAAATTATCGCTACTATCCATGGCGAAGGCTACCGTTTCTGCGGCGAACTGGAATAA
- a CDS encoding YciI family protein, which translates to MEYFVIFAQDKPNTLEQRLAVRPQHLARLEQLKAEERLLTAGPNPTVDGKSVTGSTVIAKFATLKDAQDWAAKDPYVAANVYGDVIVKPFKRVF; encoded by the coding sequence ATGGAATATTTTGTTATTTTTGCCCAAGACAAACCGAATACGCTGGAACAACGTCTGGCAGTACGTCCGCAGCATTTAGCCCGCTTAGAGCAATTGAAAGCCGAAGAGCGACTATTGACGGCGGGGCCGAATCCTACGGTAGACGGCAAAAGCGTTACCGGTTCGACCGTGATTGCAAAATTTGCCACATTAAAGGACGCCCAAGACTGGGCGGCAAAAGATCCTTATGTAGCGGCGAACGTTTACGGAGACGTCATTGTCAAACCGTTTAAACGCGTATTCTAA
- the yciA gene encoding acyl-CoA thioester hydrolase YciA, protein MTEQINFRQPEGALILRTLAMPSDTNANGDIFGGWIMSQMDMGGAILAKEIAKGRVVTVCVDKITFLRPISVGDVVCCYGKLVKVGRTSMQVKVEVWIKQVYTGVRDRHCVTEALFTYVAIDEKGKPRAVPQENNPELEQAIALMNT, encoded by the coding sequence ATGACAGAACAAATTAATTTCCGTCAACCGGAAGGTGCCCTGATTTTACGAACGCTGGCGATGCCTTCCGATACTAATGCGAACGGTGATATTTTCGGCGGCTGGATTATGTCGCAAATGGATATGGGCGGGGCCATTTTGGCAAAAGAAATAGCCAAAGGACGTGTCGTAACCGTCTGTGTAGATAAAATTACGTTTTTACGTCCTATTTCCGTAGGCGATGTGGTATGTTGTTACGGTAAACTGGTTAAAGTCGGACGCACTTCTATGCAGGTTAAAGTAGAAGTTTGGATTAAACAAGTATATACCGGTGTGCGTGATCGTCATTGTGTAACCGAGGCCTTGTTTACTTATGTCGCCATTGATGAAAAAGGGAAACCTCGCGCCGTACCGCAGGAAAACAATCCTGAATTAGAACAAGCGATTGCATTAATGAATACCTGA